From the Candidatus Nomurabacteria bacterium genome, one window contains:
- the rpmG gene encoding 50S ribosomal protein L33 has protein sequence MAQDKLIKIAHKPTGEVYWTRKNKKLVTRKIELKKYSAKLRKQVVFKEVKK, from the coding sequence ATGGCACAAGATAAACTGATTAAAATTGCACACAAACCTACTGGGGAGGTGTATTGGACTCGCAAAAACAAGAAATTGGTAACTCGTAAAATCGAGCTCAAAAAATATAGTGCGAAACTTCGAAAACAAGTAGTCTTCAAAGAAGTAAAGAAATAA